A single Arcobacter sp. FWKO B DNA region contains:
- the ssb gene encoding single-stranded DNA-binding protein, which yields MYNKVVMIGNLTRDIELRYLPSGSAVAKSAIATSYKYKTQTGEQKDEVCFLDFNIFGRSAEIANQYLKKGSKVLLEGRLVLEQWTGTDGQNRTKHSLRVDTMKMLDSKSSTEGGYAPQGNYDNNPSSSYSKPAPTAQSGQASGGMQRVEQQHYIPEYDINDDEIPF from the coding sequence ATGTATAATAAAGTGGTAATGATCGGAAACTTGACTAGAGATATTGAACTTAGATATTTGCCAAGCGGTAGTGCTGTTGCTAAAAGTGCAATAGCTACAAGCTACAAATATAAAACTCAAACTGGTGAACAAAAAGATGAAGTTTGTTTTTTAGATTTCAATATTTTTGGTAGAAGTGCTGAAATTGCCAATCAATACCTAAAAAAAGGGTCAAAAGTTTTATTAGAAGGTAGATTGGTTTTAGAGCAGTGGACTGGTACAGATGGACAAAATAGAACAAAACACTCTTTAAGAGTAGATACTATGAAAATGTTGGATTCAAAATCTTCAACAGAAGGTGGTTATGCGCCTCAAGGCAATTACGACAACAATCCTTCATCAAGCTATTCAAAACCTGCACCTACAGCTCAATCAGGACAAGCTAGTGGTGGTATGCAAAGAGTTGAACAACAACACTACATACCAGAATATGATATAAATGATGATGAAATACCATTTTAG
- a CDS encoding Sua5 YciO YrdC YwlC family protein has translation MDSEIQKKLTLNTYHSSLFLVQTDTTVGFLSKTLDKLYTSKQRDKSKKILQEVDSFHTLTTLTRVPSKYKKLVRNSIKTTFIYPNGDSFRVVDKNSHHYPFISKFKTMYSTSANISGGEFNEEFARSKADIIVEDSFCATTPSKIYKISNHRKIRIR, from the coding sequence GTGGATAGTGAAATACAAAAGAAATTAACACTTAACACTTATCACTCATCACTATTTCTTGTGCAAACAGACACAACTGTAGGGTTTTTATCTAAAACTTTAGATAAACTCTACACTTCAAAACAAAGAGATAAATCAAAAAAAATACTTCAAGAAGTTGATAGTTTTCATACTCTTACGACTCTTACAAGAGTCCCATCAAAATATAAAAAACTAGTAAGAAATAGTATCAAAACTACTTTTATATATCCAAATGGTGACTCATTTAGAGTTGTTGATAAAAATTCACATCATTATCCTTTTATATCAAAATTTAAAACAATGTATTCTACCAGTGCCAATATAAGTGGTGGAGAATTTAATGAAGAATTTGCAAGAAGTAAGGCTGATATTATAGTAGAGGATAGTTTTTGTGCTACTACACCATCAAAGATATATAAAATATCAAATCATAGAAAAATAAGGATAAGATAA
- the rpsR gene encoding 30S ribosomal protein S18 — MAEKRKYGKKYCKYTEMKVDFIDYKNLDLLKISMSERGKIMPRRLTGNAKRAQEMVELAIKRARHMALVPYVVDTKNVTDAAYR, encoded by the coding sequence ATGGCTGAAAAAAGAAAATACGGTAAAAAATATTGTAAATATACAGAAATGAAAGTAGATTTTATTGATTATAAAAATCTTGATCTTTTAAAAATATCTATGAGTGAAAGAGGCAAAATTATGCCTAGAAGACTTACAGGTAACGCAAAAAGAGCTCAAGAGATGGTAGAACTTGCTATCAAAAGAGCAAGACATATGGCTTTAGTTCCTTATGTTGTAGATACAAAAAATGTAACGGATGCTGCATACAGATAA
- the ilvC gene encoding ketol-acid reductoisomerase, with translation MSLNVYYDKDCNIDLIKSKKVAMIGFGSQGHAHAENLRDSGVEVCIGLRKGGSSWAKAAAKGFEVLTVAEATAKADVVMILLPDESQGDIYANEIAPNLKDGATIAFGHGFNILYGRVVPAKNINVMMVAPKAPGHTVRSEFVKGGGIPDLIAIHQDPSGKTKELALSYASAIGGGRTGIIETTFKDETETDLFGEQAVLCGGVTALVQAGFETLTEAGYPAEMAYFECLHELKLIVDLMFQGGIADMRYSISNTAEYGDMVSGPRVINAESKKAMKEILTEIQNGKFAKDFILEGMTGYPRMTAERAIVRNHPLEVTGRKLRAMMPWIAANKIVDQDKN, from the coding sequence ATGAGTTTAAATGTTTACTACGATAAAGATTGTAATATCGATTTAATTAAGAGCAAAAAAGTTGCAATGATTGGTTTTGGAAGTCAAGGACATGCACACGCTGAAAACTTAAGAGATAGTGGTGTAGAAGTTTGTATAGGACTAAGAAAAGGTGGAAGTAGCTGGGCAAAAGCTGCTGCAAAAGGTTTTGAAGTATTAACAGTTGCTGAAGCTACAGCTAAAGCTGATGTTGTTATGATTTTATTACCAGATGAGTCTCAAGGTGATATTTATGCAAACGAAATAGCTCCAAACTTAAAAGATGGTGCAACTATAGCTTTCGGACATGGATTTAATATCCTTTATGGAAGAGTAGTACCAGCTAAAAATATCAATGTAATGATGGTTGCTCCAAAAGCTCCAGGTCATACAGTAAGAAGCGAATTTGTTAAAGGTGGAGGAATTCCAGACTTAATCGCTATTCATCAAGACCCAAGTGGTAAAACAAAAGAATTAGCACTTTCTTATGCATCAGCAATTGGTGGAGGAAGAACTGGTATTATTGAGACAACTTTCAAAGATGAAACAGAAACAGACCTTTTTGGAGAACAAGCTGTTCTTTGTGGCGGTGTGACTGCACTTGTTCAAGCAGGTTTTGAAACTTTAACAGAAGCTGGTTATCCTGCAGAAATGGCATATTTTGAGTGTCTTCACGAATTAAAACTTATAGTTGATTTAATGTTCCAAGGTGGAATAGCTGATATGAGATATTCTATTTCAAATACTGCTGAATATGGTGATATGGTAAGTGGACCAAGAGTAATCAATGCAGAGTCTAAAAAAGCTATGAAAGAAATCTTAACAGAAATCCAAAATGGTAAATTTGCAAAAGATTTCATCTTAGAGGGAATGACAGGGTATCCAAGAATGACTGCGGAAAGAGCAATAGTTAGAAATCATCCTCTTGAAGTAACTGGTAGAAAACTAAGAGCAATGATGCCTTGGATTGCTGCTAATAAAATAGTAGATCAAGACAAAAATTAA
- the mog gene encoding molybdopterin adenylyltransferase: MTAKIGIITVSDRASAGVYEDISGKAIIDVLDSYLSSPWESDYRVIPDEQDLIEKTIIDMVDNQKCSLVVTTGGTGPALRDVTPEATEAVCDRMMPGFGELMRQVSLQYVPTAILSRQTAGLRGSSLIINLPGKPKSIKECLDAVFPAVPYCIDLMNGPFLEVNEDIIKAFRPKS, from the coding sequence ATGACTGCAAAAATAGGGATAATTACTGTTAGTGATAGAGCAAGTGCTGGAGTATATGAAGATATATCAGGTAAGGCTATTATAGATGTTTTAGATTCATATTTAAGCTCTCCTTGGGAGAGTGATTATAGAGTCATTCCAGATGAACAAGATTTGATAGAAAAAACTATAATAGATATGGTGGATAACCAAAAATGTTCATTAGTAGTTACTACAGGAGGAACAGGACCAGCTTTGCGTGATGTTACACCTGAAGCTACAGAAGCAGTTTGTGATAGAATGATGCCAGGATTTGGTGAGCTTATGAGGCAAGTAAGTCTTCAATATGTTCCAACAGCTATCTTATCAAGACAAACAGCAGGACTTAGAGGAAGTTCGTTAATTATAAACTTACCTGGTAAACCAAAGTCTATAAAAGAGTGCCTTGATGCAGTGTTTCCTGCAGTTCCATATTGTATAGATTTGATGAATGGACCTTTTTTAGAGGTAAATGAAGATATAATTAAGGCTTTTCGTCCAAAATCATAA
- a CDS encoding extracellular solute-binding protein — translation MILKLKFFMLLMIALSSSLYASKKQVLIYCGITMVNPIKEISDILKDELDIDIVITQGGSANLFNSLKTSKVGDIYIAGEQRYIDDYINEGFFTDYIKEIGYNQAAIFVHKGNPYNISSLDDLLRDDISTILCDYNTGSIGKMTKTVLENYGGESFLTKAYLNSVEIGTDSRNINASLSRNRVDMAINWKSTITFGNHKDLFTVIDIDEQYAPKMTIPAVLLKSSENPELARSIIDFIVSDRGKEIMKKYGFLE, via the coding sequence GTGATATTAAAGTTGAAGTTTTTTATGTTACTAATGATTGCTTTAAGTAGTTCGTTGTATGCATCAAAAAAACAGGTTTTGATATATTGTGGCATTACAATGGTCAATCCTATAAAAGAGATTAGTGATATTTTAAAAGATGAACTAGATATTGATATAGTTATCACTCAAGGTGGTTCTGCTAATTTGTTTAATTCATTAAAAACTTCTAAAGTAGGTGATATCTATATAGCTGGTGAGCAAAGATATATTGATGATTATATAAATGAAGGTTTTTTTACTGACTATATTAAAGAAATAGGCTACAACCAAGCAGCTATTTTTGTGCATAAGGGAAATCCATATAATATATCATCACTTGATGATCTCTTAAGAGATGATATCTCAACAATCTTGTGTGACTATAATACAGGAAGTATTGGAAAAATGACAAAAACTGTACTTGAAAACTATGGTGGAGAGAGCTTTTTAACAAAAGCATATCTAAATAGTGTAGAAATAGGGACAGATTCAAGAAATATAAATGCTTCTTTATCTAGAAATAGGGTGGATATGGCAATTAATTGGAAGTCTACAATAACATTTGGCAATCATAAAGATTTATTTACAGTTATTGATATTGATGAACAATATGCACCAAAGATGACAATACCAGCTGTTTTATTAAAAAGTTCAGAAAATCCAGAACTTGCAAGAAGTATTATTGATTTTATAGTTAGTGATAGAGGAAAAGAGATTATGAAGAAATATGGGTTTTTAGAGTAA
- a CDS encoding response regulator, producing the protein MNQDSFNINKELLSKATMLYIEDEDIVRQETTELFSVFFDKVLVAANGKEALELYMDNEDTIDLILTDLNMPVMNGIDFISNVRDRNWDVPILVNTGFDDSKTILKVIKLNIANYILKPIQINTTLKIISRILEESDKTKEIIRQRNELNQFMSILDSQNLICEYDNHGMIVYANENFCNISGYTIQEVCGKKYDFLKYCNSNIYDLIAKSLENGDIFSGKLKNISKDGKIFYLNSTIFPIFDKDKNIIKYRAFSYLRTEDEEEKNSMKKQIISLKSDVFKQQLQAKENETKSSEEQKSSISKTELEMISLRTQIKDLKKQNKYLLQKLDAQQKRVEDYQLQLLKIKGD; encoded by the coding sequence ATGAATCAAGATAGTTTTAACATAAATAAAGAACTTTTATCCAAAGCAACGATGTTGTACATTGAAGATGAAGATATAGTAAGGCAAGAAACAACTGAGCTTTTTAGTGTCTTTTTTGATAAGGTTTTAGTAGCTGCAAATGGAAAAGAAGCACTTGAATTATATATGGACAATGAAGATACAATAGACTTGATTTTAACTGATTTAAATATGCCTGTAATGAATGGAATAGACTTTATTTCAAATGTCAGAGATAGAAACTGGGATGTTCCTATTTTAGTAAATACAGGATTTGACGATTCTAAAACTATTTTAAAAGTTATCAAACTAAATATTGCAAATTATATATTAAAACCTATACAAATCAATACGACATTAAAAATCATTTCTAGAATATTAGAAGAGAGTGATAAAACCAAAGAAATAATTAGACAAAGAAATGAATTGAACCAGTTTATGAGTATATTAGACTCTCAAAATTTAATATGTGAGTATGATAATCATGGTATGATTGTATATGCTAATGAAAACTTTTGTAATATAAGTGGGTACACTATTCAAGAAGTATGTGGGAAAAAGTATGATTTTTTAAAATATTGTAATTCAAATATTTATGATTTGATCGCTAAATCATTAGAAAATGGTGATATTTTTAGTGGAAAATTAAAAAATATATCAAAAGATGGTAAAATATTTTATTTGAATTCGACAATATTTCCTATATTTGATAAGGATAAAAATATCATTAAATATAGAGCATTTTCATATTTGAGAACAGAAGATGAAGAAGAGAAAAACTCTATGAAGAAACAGATTATATCATTAAAAAGTGATGTTTTTAAACAACAACTTCAAGCAAAAGAGAATGAAACAAAATCTTCTGAAGAACAAAAGAGTTCTATATCTAAAACAGAACTTGAAATGATATCATTAAGAACACAGATAAAAGATTTGAAAAAGCAAAATAAGTATTTATTACAAAAATTAGATGCCCAACAAAAAAGGGTTGAAGATTATCAGTTACAGTTATTAAAGATAAAGGGTGATTGA
- the rpsF gene encoding 30S ribosomal protein S6, translated as MSVRHYETMFIVKPTLTAEEIAAQIDIVKNNIEKNGGEIVSTEDIGSRQLAYQINKHKRGYYYVMYFKAPANAILELERNYRINENILRFIFIKYESKKEIAAWTKMSEEAAKKSN; from the coding sequence ATGTCAGTTAGACATTACGAGACGATGTTTATAGTTAAGCCTACTCTTACAGCTGAAGAGATAGCGGCTCAAATCGATATTGTAAAAAACAATATTGAAAAAAATGGTGGAGAAATAGTTTCAACAGAAGATATTGGTTCAAGACAACTTGCATACCAAATCAACAAGCACAAAAGAGGATATTACTATGTAATGTACTTCAAAGCTCCTGCAAATGCAATATTAGAGCTTGAGAGAAATTATAGAATTAACGAAAATATCTTAAGATTTATCTTCATTAAATATGAAAGCAAAAAAGAAATAGCTGCTTGGACAAAAATGAGCGAAGAAGCTGCGAAAAAAAGCAACTAA
- a CDS encoding sensor histidine kinase, translating to MQIQQSTTSKQLFALIAVFLIGLILIVGVNIFFSYLMSELNEKVDNQKAKIEISEAISLDIQKLRSYFFEMAATTSNPRATKLVEDDIAIIVDMMNESIDVLERGGILKREVSLNIVDLDQMYKNIKYTKIESEKIVLEVLDIRPKIDEFLDLKQKLVELVTLRHNASKLGDTQEFARIIDEIRLFFKMAPAFFNRFAENNARLLYEAQKELELLEIEIEDKKNNYILTEAFLIFLIFIFVFVLGTLIFKSIDNVNKELKLLNKELNKNIKELAEQKSYVRGILDAQSNIVIVTSGLRIIDANKALFEFFSEYKTLEEFLSEHDCVCDFFLPYGEKYIIKKDYDGKNWAEYIYENSEQEHFSAIKRADKIYHFKINIDKQSFSNKEDILVVSLNDITIEIEVQNRLQELNENLENIVKEKTKELQDLNENLKQKVIIEVEKNRKKDKQMIEQSRHAALGEMIGNIAHQWRQPLSAISTTSSSVKLQMQLGIVSNEEVEQAFDDIMNYVQFLNQTIEDFRGFFRQDVKKEPFNILDSLKSTLKIVSASFKDNEIKIFTDYQNETIMAYGCGSELSQVLLNILNNAKDILVEKNEDDKKIHIYVEVVNDEIFIYIQDSGGGVPEEIQGKIFDPYFTTKHKSQGTGIGLYMSKEIVEKKLGGFLSVKNRDITLSNEHFLGACFIIQIPLFKE from the coding sequence ATGCAGATACAACAAAGTACTACAAGTAAACAATTATTTGCACTTATTGCTGTATTTTTGATTGGTCTTATTTTAATAGTTGGTGTGAATATATTTTTTTCATACCTTATGTCTGAACTAAATGAAAAGGTAGATAATCAAAAAGCCAAGATTGAAATAAGTGAAGCAATTTCTTTGGATATTCAGAAATTAAGAAGTTATTTCTTTGAAATGGCAGCCACTACATCAAATCCAAGAGCCACAAAGCTAGTAGAAGATGATATAGCAATAATAGTTGACATGATGAATGAATCTATAGATGTCTTAGAACGAGGTGGTATTTTAAAAAGAGAAGTTAGTTTAAATATTGTAGACCTTGATCAGATGTATAAAAATATAAAATATACAAAAATAGAAAGTGAAAAGATAGTATTAGAAGTACTTGATATTAGACCTAAAATAGATGAGTTTTTGGATTTAAAACAAAAGCTAGTTGAACTTGTAACACTAAGACACAATGCTTCCAAGCTAGGTGATACACAAGAATTTGCTAGAATTATTGATGAAATAAGATTGTTCTTTAAAATGGCCCCAGCATTTTTTAATAGATTTGCTGAAAATAATGCAAGATTATTATACGAGGCTCAAAAAGAGCTTGAATTATTGGAAATAGAGATTGAAGATAAAAAAAATAACTATATATTAACAGAAGCATTTTTGATTTTTTTAATTTTCATTTTTGTTTTTGTGCTTGGAACATTGATTTTCAAAAGTATTGATAATGTCAATAAAGAGCTAAAACTTTTAAATAAAGAATTAAATAAAAATATTAAAGAATTAGCAGAACAAAAATCATATGTTAGAGGGATACTAGATGCTCAATCAAATATAGTAATAGTTACAAGTGGACTTAGAATAATTGATGCAAATAAAGCTTTGTTTGAGTTTTTTAGCGAGTATAAAACACTTGAAGAGTTTTTAAGTGAGCATGATTGTGTATGTGATTTTTTCTTGCCTTATGGTGAAAAATATATAATTAAAAAAGATTATGATGGTAAAAATTGGGCTGAGTATATATATGAAAATAGCGAACAAGAGCATTTTTCAGCAATAAAAAGGGCTGATAAAATATACCATTTTAAGATAAATATTGATAAACAATCTTTTAGTAATAAAGAAGATATTTTAGTTGTTTCATTAAATGATATTACAATTGAAATAGAAGTACAAAATAGACTTCAAGAATTAAATGAAAATTTGGAAAATATAGTTAAGGAAAAAACTAAAGAGCTTCAAGACTTGAATGAAAATTTAAAACAAAAAGTTATAATTGAAGTTGAAAAAAATAGAAAAAAAGATAAGCAAATGATTGAACAATCAAGACATGCTGCACTTGGTGAAATGATAGGTAATATCGCACATCAGTGGCGACAGCCACTTAGTGCTATAAGTACAACATCATCAAGTGTAAAACTTCAAATGCAACTTGGGATTGTGAGTAATGAAGAAGTTGAACAAGCTTTTGATGATATTATGAATTATGTACAGTTTTTAAATCAAACTATAGAGGACTTTAGAGGTTTTTTTAGGCAAGATGTTAAAAAGGAGCCTTTTAATATTCTAGATTCACTCAAAAGTACACTAAAAATTGTATCAGCATCCTTTAAAGACAATGAAATAAAAATCTTTACAGATTATCAAAATGAAACTATAATGGCATATGGATGTGGAAGTGAATTGTCACAAGTGTTGTTAAATATATTAAATAATGCTAAAGATATTTTAGTAGAAAAAAATGAAGATGACAAAAAAATCCATATATATGTAGAAGTAGTAAATGATGAAATATTTATATATATACAAGATAGTGGTGGCGGTGTTCCAGAAGAGATACAAGGTAAAATATTTGACCCATATTTTACAACAAAACATAAAAGCCAAGGGACAGGAATAGGTCTTTATATGAGTAAAGAGATAGTTGAAAAAAAATTAGGTGGTTTTTTAAGTGTAAAAAATAGAGATATTACACTTAGCAATGAGCATTTTTTAGGGGCTTGTTTTATAATTCAAATCCCACTTTTCAAAGAGTAA
- the holA gene encoding DNA polymerase III subunit delta, which translates to MYKSEFDNLLKQNKAFKAYMFFGESTFLIDYYTNLVSSKLAPKDEINKLYFEEYDTKKALDILLQSSLFSDSNILVIKTQKTIPKKECQELISAVNTNPASTVLIACIGDTDFREMAKNFDAKQNGVNVRFYNPFPNEALNILKQRADELDIKYEHANVLYHLLNMHKNSLELAFNDLEKLALLNEPLTVKVIDNNCFGFGSINLDEFIVKLLLSKDISSELTYLIDEGINDVYLVNQITSFVSQLFMFNSFITINGYINSSEILGYKLPKNIEDERANLAIKFKNEDYLKMLNYLFDLELKLKSTSGIDNTNFLETGLRNFSTIF; encoded by the coding sequence ATGTATAAATCAGAATTTGATAACTTATTAAAACAAAACAAAGCCTTCAAAGCTTATATGTTTTTTGGAGAATCTACTTTTTTAATAGATTACTATACTAATTTGGTAAGTTCAAAACTAGCTCCAAAAGATGAAATAAATAAGCTTTATTTTGAAGAATATGATACAAAAAAAGCACTTGATATACTACTTCAATCTTCACTTTTTAGTGATTCAAATATTTTAGTTATTAAAACACAAAAAACTATTCCTAAAAAAGAGTGTCAAGAGCTTATAAGTGCTGTAAATACAAATCCTGCAAGTACAGTACTTATTGCTTGTATTGGGGATACAGATTTTAGAGAAATGGCAAAAAATTTTGACGCAAAACAAAATGGTGTAAATGTAAGATTTTACAATCCATTTCCAAATGAAGCATTAAATATTTTAAAACAAAGAGCAGATGAATTAGATATAAAATATGAACATGCAAATGTACTATACCATTTACTTAATATGCATAAAAATTCTTTAGAACTAGCATTTAATGATTTGGAAAAGTTAGCACTTTTAAATGAACCACTCACTGTAAAGGTTATAGATAATAACTGTTTTGGCTTTGGGAGTATTAATTTAGATGAATTTATTGTTAAACTTTTGCTTTCAAAAGATATTTCATCAGAACTTACATATTTGATAGATGAAGGGATAAATGATGTTTATTTAGTAAATCAAATAACATCTTTTGTGTCTCAATTGTTTATGTTTAATAGTTTTATCACTATCAACGGCTATATAAATTCCAGTGAAATACTAGGTTATAAATTACCAAAAAATATTGAAGATGAAAGGGCAAATTTAGCAATTAAATTTAAAAATGAAGACTATTTAAAGATGTTAAATTACCTTTTTGATTTAGAATTAAAGTTAAAAAGTACATCTGGAATTGATAATACTAACTTTTTAGAAACAGGTTTAAGAAACTTTTCAACTATATTTTGA
- a CDS encoding RNB domain-containing ribonuclease has protein sequence MNKEQIKLLQNSGLLEKLINNDVIKLKHGEYILNTKYLIGTIEIKYKYALLHLETDDFTPHIEFDDLNGAYNGDIVIAKKVFHPRARNKIKVEFILNKQFSTILVYKKDYNFWTLKENIPISYTFEHNDLKELDVILLDTKTNQISRYIGNLSDPKIDEEISLIIYHEEYRLNSGFEDLEFHIPKESDNRVDLSHLNFSTIDPDTAKDFDDAIYYDEKNSTIYVAIADVSSYVLPNTAIDKEARKRAFSLYLPHKVLPMLPHKLSSDLCSLKPDVPRLSFVFKIEVDPNSLNIIDSELFEAIIISKKRFTYGRIDRVLAGKLDQYTALEKDIFDNLTNLYKFTQKLRAKRLQKGYDFRTVENKLNLDKNFELVNVETEESTPSHSLVEECMLLANIAAAKRLKKRGIFRTHEEPSMKSMQNLLTELGLLGIDASLKNDIHQTILEIQKQAKKYLLVSEVDDLIIKAQQQAVYNSNASGHFGLGFDRYSHFTSPIRRYADLVLHRILKTGEIPTDIANICDEISIKEREIDQAVWDFEDRKYARWLEKRINEIFVCEIVDVEKKVAVLKQGAIGARVKFENYHGQKLFSKVRIQIKNVNIATKEIVGTIIS, from the coding sequence TTGAACAAAGAACAAATTAAATTATTACAAAACAGTGGTCTTTTAGAAAAATTGATTAACAATGATGTAATCAAGCTTAAACATGGTGAATATATCCTTAATACAAAATATTTAATAGGTACTATAGAAATAAAATACAAATATGCTCTATTACATCTTGAAACAGATGATTTTACACCACATATAGAGTTTGATGATTTAAATGGAGCATATAACGGTGATATTGTAATAGCAAAAAAAGTTTTTCACCCAAGAGCTAGAAACAAAATAAAAGTTGAATTTATACTTAACAAACAATTTTCAACAATTCTTGTATATAAAAAAGATTACAACTTTTGGACACTAAAAGAAAATATACCTATCTCATATACTTTTGAACATAATGATTTAAAAGAACTTGATGTTATCTTACTTGATACAAAAACAAATCAAATATCAAGATATATAGGAAATTTATCTGATCCAAAAATAGATGAAGAAATTTCTCTTATTATATACCATGAAGAGTACAGATTAAATAGTGGTTTTGAAGATTTAGAGTTTCATATACCTAAAGAAAGTGATAATAGAGTAGATTTAAGTCACCTAAATTTTTCTACAATAGATCCAGATACTGCAAAAGACTTTGATGATGCTATATATTATGATGAAAAAAACTCTACTATATATGTAGCTATAGCAGATGTTAGTTCATATGTTCTTCCAAATACAGCTATTGATAAAGAAGCAAGAAAAAGAGCTTTTTCACTATATTTACCACATAAAGTACTACCAATGCTTCCACATAAATTAAGTAGTGATTTATGTTCACTAAAACCAGATGTGCCAAGACTTAGTTTTGTATTTAAAATAGAAGTGGATCCAAATAGTTTAAATATTATAGATTCTGAGTTGTTTGAAGCTATTATAATTTCTAAAAAACGATTCACATATGGCAGGATAGATAGGGTTTTGGCTGGAAAACTTGATCAATATACAGCATTAGAAAAAGATATTTTTGATAATCTAACCAATCTTTATAAGTTTACACAAAAACTAAGAGCTAAAAGACTACAAAAAGGGTATGATTTTAGAACTGTGGAAAATAAGTTAAATTTAGATAAAAATTTTGAACTTGTAAATGTTGAAACTGAAGAATCAACTCCTTCACATTCATTAGTAGAAGAGTGTATGCTTTTAGCAAATATAGCTGCTGCAAAAAGACTAAAAAAAAGAGGGATTTTCAGAACACACGAAGAACCATCAATGAAATCTATGCAAAACCTTCTTACTGAGCTAGGACTTCTTGGAATAGATGCTTCATTAAAAAATGATATCCATCAAACTATCCTAGAAATTCAAAAACAAGCAAAAAAATATCTTCTTGTAAGTGAAGTTGATGACCTGATAATAAAAGCTCAACAACAAGCCGTATATAATAGTAATGCAAGTGGACACTTTGGACTTGGGTTTGATAGATATTCACACTTTACTTCCCCTATTAGAAGATATGCCGATTTAGTATTGCATAGGATATTAAAAACTGGAGAAATTCCTACTGATATAGCAAATATTTGTGATGAAATAAGTATTAAAGAAAGAGAGATAGATCAAGCAGTTTGGGATTTTGAAGATAGAAAATATGCAAGATGGCTTGAAAAAAGAATAAATGAAATTTTCGTATGTGAGATTGTAGATGTTGAAAAAAAAGTGGCAGTTTTAAAACAAGGTGCAATAGGAGCTAGAGTTAAATTTGAAAACTACCATGGTCAAAAACTTTTTTCAAAAGTAAGAATCCAAATAAAAAATGTGAATATTGCAACAAAAGAAATTGTTGGAACAATAATATCATAA